A stretch of Elgaria multicarinata webbii isolate HBS135686 ecotype San Diego chromosome 5, rElgMul1.1.pri, whole genome shotgun sequence DNA encodes these proteins:
- the SLC46A3 gene encoding lysosomal proton-coupled steroid conjugate and bile acid symporter SLC46A3, whose amino-acid sequence MRKTFVVEPVISIYTFLYSVNSPLVQQYVYRRLWEEMTNTTFTDNDTVSHCELNQSNPTYLKQKEVQEEASLYTMKMQLSSAILSILMAFVLVANGERCGRKISLALPLVGSLLGTSFLSAMSYFSLPLSLLFASSFVTGLFGGMATFLGGAFSFVVDLCQNQRQKTIRIAVVDLIFGSMSGLGGLASGYILKEIGFTWTFAAASLLQTVNIFYVTCCLGETVPVSERQQQSLREGLKETFSGVYLLFKSSSCRKRATMILLLSTFMTYLFTMFGGTMLYTLYELNAPLCWSAIYIGYGSAVSTTASLIGFLGLLLLSRYLRDIYLVCTGIFSYMGGAVMAAFANTTLLMFLVRVPSLLLFIPIPVLRSMLSKVVLPEEQGAMFACIACLEVVTGTIAITVFNSVYAATVAWFPGFTFLLTAGLCVVPLGLLSLLICVTRSKEDFVLLVNEDNSLQENAEN is encoded by the exons ATGAGGAAAACTTTCGTTGTGGAACCCGTCATTTCCATATACACCTTTCTTTATTCTGTGAACTCGCCCTTGGTGCAGCAGTATGTTTACAGGAGGCTCTGGGAGGAGATGACGAACACCACCTTCACAGATAATGACACCGTCTCTCACTGTGAACTCAACCAAAGCAATCCAACTTACTTGAAGCAAAAG GAAGTACAAGAAGAAGCCTCTCTTTACACCATGAAAATGCAGTTAAGTTCAGCCATTTTGAGCATTTTGATGGCCTTTGTTCTTGTGGCGAACGGGGAGCGCTGCGGACGCAAAATATCActagctcttcctctggtggGGAGTCTCCTAGGCACCAGCTTCCTGAGTGCGATGTCCTatttctccctgcccctctctctgcTCTTTGCGTCTTCTTTCGTGACAGGGCTGTTTGGGGGCATGGCGACTTTCCTCGGAGGTGCCTTTTCCTTCGTGGTCGATCTCtgccagaatcagaggcagaagACCATCCGAATAGCCGTGGTTGACTTGATCTTCGGATCCATGTCTGGATTGGGAGGACTGGCCTCCGGCTACATTTTAAAGGAAATCGGCTTCACGTGGACATTTGCGGCTGCGTCACTGCTTCAGACAGTCAACATTTTCTATGTCACATGTTGCCTGGGCGAGACGGTGCCGGTCTCCGAACGCCAGCAACAGTCTCTGAGAGAAGGCCTTAAGGAAACCTTTTCTGGAGTATATCTCCTCTTTAAGTCGTCTTCCTGTAGGAAGCGGGCCACAATGATACTGTTGCTTTCTACATTCATGACTTACTTGTTCACGATGTTTGGCGGGACCATGCTTTACACCCTCTATGAACTGAACGCCCCCCTCTGCTGGAGCGCAATCTACATCGGATATGGCTCAGCCGTCTCCACTACAGCCTCTCTGATTGGCTTTCTGGGACTGCTTTTACTTTCTCGATACCTGAGAGATATTTACCTTGTTTGCACTGGGATCTTCTCTTACATGGGAGGAGCGGTCATGGCTGCCTTTGCCAACACCACATTGCTGATGTTTTTAG TGCGAGTGCCATCTTTGCTACTTTTTATACCTATCCCCGTCCTTCGATCCATGTTGTCCAAAGTAGTTCTTCCCGAAGAACAAG GAGCCATGTTTGCTTGCATTGCCTGCTTAGAGGTTGTGACTGGGACTATTGCAATTACTGTCTTTAATAGTGTCTACGCTGCGACCGTAGCTTGGTTTCCAGGCTTCACTTTCCTCTTAACGGCTGGCCTCTGTGTAGTTCCACTGGGCTTGTTGAG CTTGCTTATATGTGTCACTCGGAGCAAAGAAGACTTTGTGCTGCTTGTAAACGAAGACAACTCTCTTCAGGAGAATGCGGAGAACTGA